Proteins from a genomic interval of Mycoplasmopsis columboralis:
- a CDS encoding Nif3-like dinuclear metal center hexameric protein → MTIKNFITYLDSLYPNKNKEIWDPSGFSVKFNQSLKLTGVILAIDLTAEVVAEAIKENANLILTHHPFLFEKTKEAENIKAPYKQQLIKTLKQHKIFAYSMHTNYDCDLYGTSYQILRYLGLQDHFEYGSEKFTASAATVNLTFEELVQKLKTQLHLDHFRTNFPINNNHQKLSKIAVLSGSGYIGTINELHARGYDLIISSDFKWSDWINFDQIKAKILEIPHLDEQVFAWHMHEILKRKFPNLNVQVYDVKIPFYNL, encoded by the coding sequence ATGACAATTAAAAATTTTATTACCTATTTGGATTCTCTTTATCCTAACAAAAACAAAGAAATTTGAGATCCGTCTGGTTTTTCAGTTAAATTTAATCAATCTTTAAAACTTACTGGAGTAATTTTAGCTATTGATTTAACTGCTGAAGTGGTTGCAGAAGCTATTAAGGAAAATGCAAATTTAATTTTGACTCACCATCCATTTTTGTTTGAAAAAACAAAAGAAGCCGAAAATATTAAAGCACCATATAAACAACAATTAATTAAAACTCTTAAACAACATAAAATTTTTGCTTATTCAATGCACACAAATTATGATTGTGATTTATATGGAACTTCGTACCAAATTTTAAGATATTTAGGATTACAAGATCATTTTGAATATGGTTCTGAAAAATTTACTGCATCAGCAGCTACAGTAAATTTAACTTTTGAAGAACTAGTTCAAAAGTTAAAAACTCAATTGCATTTAGATCATTTTAGAACCAATTTCCCAATTAATAATAATCACCAAAAGTTATCTAAAATTGCAGTCTTAAGCGGTAGTGGATACATTGGAACCATTAATGAACTTCATGCACGTGGGTATGATTTAATCATCAGTAGTGATTTTAAATGAAGTGATTGAATCAATTTTGATCAAATCAAAGCTAAAATTTTAGAAATTCCTCATTTAGATGAACAAGTATTCGCTTGACATATGCACGAAATTTTAAAGCGTAAATTTCCAAATTTAAATGTTCAAGTATATGATGTGAAAATTCCTTTTTACAATTTATAA
- a CDS encoding RNA polymerase sigma factor, whose protein sequence is MEKYKSVLSALEKELKSKKKKSFDQEEVFDFLLKKKIVIDDESSDEFFDLLREKDLIRDQVDFGDEDFATLNDIKLEIKKDTKANKSKKSTKKETKKSKKTQNPEELDELEIEADFGVLDDIEIDLDFEKEPLDDEDFDDFDDELDSEDIDVEFEDEVEENDTAEDEESEESDEDSNFESESFDDEEYDLNDLSLTDFVSDIDLNEEDPTKKRKSLQNKLTETNDIVKWYMRWIGKYGELLTVEEEKRLATLMEKGGFRGKKARDKLIQSNLRLVINNAKKYKNRGLSFIDLISEGNAGILKAVQKYNVHKGFKFSTYATWWIRQAITRAVADQARTIRVPVHMVETINKISKIERELQQELGTEPTDEQIAERFGQGYTPDKVRYIRKINIDPISLDKQVGKENDSSFSDFVKDENVVNPVDFAAQEELAEVLEEIIDETLEPEEKDLLCKRYGVGKNEKGERYRIHSLEELAKERGNVSKERIRQIENKILRKLKSNSKHGKNLKDFLKN, encoded by the coding sequence ATGGAAAAATATAAATCAGTATTAAGTGCATTAGAAAAAGAATTAAAATCTAAGAAAAAGAAAAGCTTCGATCAAGAAGAAGTTTTTGATTTTTTATTAAAAAAGAAGATCGTAATTGATGATGAAAGTTCCGATGAATTTTTCGATTTATTAAGAGAAAAAGATTTAATTAGAGATCAAGTTGATTTTGGAGACGAAGATTTCGCTACATTAAATGATATAAAACTTGAAATTAAAAAAGATACTAAAGCAAACAAATCAAAAAAATCAACCAAAAAAGAAACTAAAAAAAGTAAAAAAACCCAAAATCCAGAAGAACTTGATGAATTGGAAATTGAAGCAGATTTCGGAGTTTTAGACGATATTGAAATTGACTTGGATTTCGAAAAAGAACCTCTGGATGATGAAGATTTTGATGATTTTGATGATGAATTAGATTCTGAAGATATTGATGTAGAATTTGAAGATGAAGTTGAAGAAAATGATACCGCTGAAGATGAGGAATCTGAAGAATCTGATGAAGATTCCAACTTTGAAAGCGAAAGTTTTGATGATGAGGAATATGATTTAAACGACTTGAGTTTAACTGATTTTGTTAGTGATATTGATCTAAATGAAGAAGATCCAACTAAGAAACGTAAATCTTTACAAAATAAATTAACTGAAACTAACGACATTGTTAAATGATACATGCGTTGAATTGGAAAATACGGTGAGTTACTTACTGTCGAAGAAGAAAAACGTTTAGCAACATTAATGGAAAAAGGTGGATTTAGAGGTAAAAAAGCTAGAGATAAACTTATCCAAAGTAATTTACGTTTAGTTATTAATAATGCAAAAAAATACAAAAATCGTGGACTTTCATTTATTGATTTAATTTCAGAAGGAAATGCTGGAATTTTAAAAGCTGTTCAAAAATATAATGTTCACAAAGGATTCAAATTTTCAACATATGCGACTTGATGAATTCGTCAAGCAATTACTCGTGCAGTAGCTGATCAAGCTAGAACTATTCGTGTCCCTGTACATATGGTAGAAACAATCAATAAAATTTCTAAAATCGAAAGGGAATTACAACAGGAATTAGGTACCGAACCAACTGATGAACAAATTGCCGAAAGATTTGGACAAGGTTATACTCCAGACAAAGTTCGTTATATTAGAAAAATCAATATCGATCCAATTTCACTTGATAAGCAAGTAGGAAAAGAAAATGATTCAAGTTTCAGTGATTTTGTTAAAGATGAAAATGTTGTAAACCCAGTTGATTTTGCTGCTCAAGAAGAATTAGCGGAAGTTCTTGAAGAAATTATTGATGAAACACTTGAACCAGAAGAAAAAGATCTTCTTTGCAAAAGATATGGTGTTGGTAAAAATGAAAAAGGTGAAAGATATCGAATCCACTCTTTAGAAGAATTGGCCAAAGAAAGAGGGAACGTTTCAAAAGAAAGAATTAGACAAATTGAAAATAAAATTCTTAGAAAATTAAAATCTAATTCAAAACACGGCAAAAACTTAAAGGATTTTCTTAAAAACTAA
- the dnaG gene encoding DNA primase: MSKNISNETIDLIIRSSNIVNIIGQFIQLTKKGNNYLGVCPFHADTSPSLTVSESKNIYKCFACGHSGNVVKFVKEFKNISFMQALEFLAKEANLQINFDSFKTYETPRKDPNQQKLFDLLEAANLYFKLNVSNLETQKFLDYRKLNDAEILETFDIGYAPLTNYLEILKTNNLYSDLDLNNVGLINDDLNLIFKNRVTFAIKNEFGEVVGFSGRQLNNDKSYAKYLNSPESLIFKKSKILYNFHNAKETAMEKHSIIIVEGFMDVIALYKSGFKNVIALMGTALTDDHLKLLNDLKVILFLDNDTAGQSATYKSLLKLIKHKFEVEVVVNKFNKDPDEILHTNGKEFLIELIENSRKRGEHVLFENLKKQYHLNNFNVDINSVNFGLFKRNLIQLFQDAPYSSRELIETRFKEEFNTNLILQNFPKDSSKSINTLVPKVNASKRSYFSLEKSLIYGNVKLEILLTCLANYQLRNLINEDIKSANEGKEILNTFSIMSNLMYSQSVNEVNLKTTFEEILNLDSKYEYSIIKENDPIIESIKNKINRQITSFYANLNPEYLDYEINDYLKTHLNQIQTITPENFNNNLYIKYLKQKLELKLTQDYRNLVKKVNNNGEIPKVVLDLLPKIKTPEK; encoded by the coding sequence ATGTCGAAAAACATTTCAAATGAAACAATTGATTTAATTATTAGATCTTCTAACATTGTCAATATTATCGGTCAATTCATTCAACTTACTAAAAAAGGAAATAACTATTTAGGTGTTTGTCCTTTTCATGCGGACACCTCTCCTAGTTTAACTGTTTCCGAGAGTAAAAATATTTATAAATGTTTTGCATGTGGTCATTCTGGAAATGTAGTTAAATTTGTTAAAGAATTTAAAAACATTTCTTTTATGCAAGCATTAGAGTTTTTAGCCAAAGAAGCAAATTTACAAATTAATTTTGATTCTTTTAAAACTTATGAAACCCCACGCAAAGATCCAAATCAACAAAAGTTATTTGATCTTCTTGAGGCAGCAAATCTGTATTTTAAGTTAAACGTTTCCAATCTTGAAACCCAAAAGTTTTTAGATTATCGAAAACTCAACGATGCAGAGATATTAGAAACTTTTGACATTGGATATGCACCGCTTACTAACTATCTTGAAATTTTAAAAACTAATAATTTGTATTCTGATTTAGATTTAAATAATGTTGGTTTAATTAATGATGATTTAAATTTGATCTTTAAAAATCGTGTTACTTTCGCAATTAAAAACGAATTTGGTGAAGTGGTTGGTTTTAGTGGTCGTCAATTAAATAATGACAAAAGTTATGCTAAATATTTAAATTCGCCTGAGTCGTTGATTTTTAAGAAATCAAAAATTTTATATAACTTCCACAATGCCAAAGAAACAGCAATGGAAAAACACTCAATTATCATTGTTGAAGGTTTTATGGATGTGATTGCATTATATAAAAGTGGCTTTAAAAACGTAATTGCTTTAATGGGAACTGCATTAACGGATGATCATTTAAAACTTTTAAATGATCTTAAAGTGATTTTGTTTTTAGATAATGACACTGCTGGACAAAGTGCTACTTACAAATCGTTGTTAAAATTAATTAAACATAAATTCGAAGTGGAAGTCGTTGTTAATAAATTTAATAAAGATCCTGATGAAATTTTACACACGAACGGAAAAGAGTTTTTGATTGAATTGATTGAAAACTCACGTAAAAGAGGTGAACATGTTTTATTTGAAAACTTAAAAAAACAATATCATCTAAACAACTTTAATGTTGATATAAACTCAGTGAACTTTGGTTTATTTAAAAGGAATTTAATTCAATTATTTCAAGATGCTCCTTATAGCAGTCGTGAATTAATTGAAACTCGTTTTAAAGAAGAATTTAACACTAACTTAATATTGCAAAACTTCCCAAAAGACTCTTCAAAATCAATAAACACTTTAGTCCCAAAGGTAAATGCAAGTAAACGAAGTTATTTTTCATTAGAAAAATCGCTTATTTATGGAAATGTTAAATTAGAAATTTTACTTACTTGTTTGGCTAATTATCAACTTAGAAATTTAATTAATGAAGATATTAAATCAGCCAATGAAGGTAAAGAGATTCTGAATACCTTTTCAATTATGAGTAATCTAATGTACTCTCAAAGCGTTAATGAAGTAAATTTAAAAACTACTTTTGAAGAGATTTTAAATTTAGACTCTAAATATGAATATTCAATTATCAAAGAAAATGATCCGATTATTGAAAGTATTAAAAATAAAATTAATCGACAAATTACTTCGTTTTATGCAAATTTGAATCCGGAATATTTAGATTATGAAATTAATGATTATTTAAAAACACATTTAAACCAAATTCAAACAATTACCCCTGAAAATTTCAATAATAATTTATACATTAAATACTTAAAGCAAAAATTAGAACTCAAGTTAACGCAAGATTATCGAAACTTAGTTAAAAAAGTCAATAATAATGGTGAAATTCCCAAAGTAGTTTTAGACCTTTTACCCAAAATCAAAACTCCTGAAAAATAG
- a CDS encoding glycine--tRNA ligase, whose product MQELVNHLKNTGFVYQGSEIYGGLANTWDYGPLGALLKDNIQKLWKQEFIFKETNNFLIDSKILMNPQVWVTSGHVSNFSDPLIENKQNGKRYRADKLIQEIDPTLVPEKMTFEQMQNFLNDNLKKYDGSEATWSEIRHFNLMFETSQGVVVNSKSKVYLRPETAQGIFVNFKNVQRTMRAKLPFGIGQVGKSFRNEVTPGNFIFRTREFEQMELEFFTHPEEATHWFSYYVQKAYDFAKKVGIKEKSIRIRAHESEELAHYSEATSDIEFQFPFGWGELLGVANRSDFDLRSHMNASGESLEYLDPQTNQKVIPYVIEPSIGLDRLMLAVLSDAYEVQELENDSRVVLKLNKEVAPYKIAVLPLVKKLEQSAKEIYHNLIDLGISVTYDDAGSIGKRYRRQDAIGTYWCLTVDYDTLNDQMVTLRNRDTMEQVRVEISKIKDYL is encoded by the coding sequence ATGCAAGAATTAGTAAATCATTTAAAAAACACTGGTTTTGTTTATCAAGGAAGTGAAATTTATGGTGGATTAGCTAATACTTGAGACTATGGGCCTCTTGGCGCATTGCTTAAAGATAATATTCAAAAATTATGAAAGCAAGAATTCATTTTCAAAGAAACAAATAATTTTTTAATTGATAGCAAAATTTTAATGAATCCCCAAGTATGAGTTACATCAGGTCATGTATCTAATTTTAGTGATCCTTTAATTGAAAACAAACAAAATGGAAAACGTTATAGAGCAGATAAACTGATCCAAGAAATCGATCCTACATTAGTTCCTGAAAAAATGACTTTTGAACAAATGCAAAATTTTTTAAATGACAATTTAAAAAAATACGATGGTTCTGAAGCAACATGATCAGAAATTAGACACTTTAATTTAATGTTTGAAACATCACAGGGAGTAGTTGTTAATTCAAAATCAAAAGTTTATTTACGTCCAGAAACTGCTCAAGGAATTTTTGTTAACTTCAAAAATGTTCAAAGAACAATGAGAGCAAAGTTGCCATTTGGAATTGGACAGGTAGGTAAAAGTTTTAGAAATGAAGTTACACCTGGAAACTTTATTTTTAGAACTAGAGAATTCGAACAAATGGAACTTGAATTCTTTACTCACCCTGAAGAAGCGACACATTGATTCAGCTACTATGTACAAAAAGCATATGATTTTGCTAAAAAGGTAGGAATTAAAGAAAAATCAATTCGAATTAGAGCTCATGAAAGTGAAGAATTAGCACATTACTCTGAAGCAACTAGTGATATTGAGTTTCAATTTCCATTTGGATGAGGGGAACTCCTTGGTGTTGCCAACCGTAGTGATTTTGATTTGCGTTCACATATGAATGCTTCTGGAGAATCGCTTGAATATTTAGATCCACAAACTAATCAAAAAGTCATTCCTTATGTTATTGAACCTTCAATTGGTCTTGATCGTTTAATGTTAGCGGTTTTAAGCGATGCCTATGAAGTGCAAGAATTAGAAAATGATTCAAGAGTAGTTTTAAAGTTAAACAAAGAAGTAGCTCCATACAAAATAGCTGTTTTACCTCTTGTTAAAAAACTTGAACAATCAGCTAAAGAAATTTATCACAATCTAATTGATTTGGGTATTTCAGTAACTTATGATGATGCAGGATCAATTGGAAAAAGATATCGTCGTCAAGATGCAATCGGAACATATTGATGTTTAACTGTAGATTATGATACTTTAAATGATCAAATGGTTACTTTAAGAAATCGTGATACTATGGAACAAGTAAGAGTGGAAATTAGCAAAATTAAAGATTATTTATAA
- a CDS encoding MAG3090 family protein, translating into MKRLQCLYKPTINKEYPWALKHPKVSQPLALFKTRKDAMNWFLSKELECATWFQTEDKIWGGLLLAEKVNNDFEYELNVDKFDGGLDYTETAEELNIFPTSGLRDKRKAGAYLRYLTDFKPVYKDMENIEPYFPKDDDFVAPKKSKKDLEIEALRKQIEELLLEISKSSDKYSSEIEALMLRLNDEKSDKSELLREIQQLKRRSEVVEVPVEKEKVVVKEIIREVPVEVEKVVEKVVEKVVYKDGGISRTVKFAHIESLELNRQVEVLALYAHKLQLINDQITEPVKVSEHEFYEIKANYIPAVAYALDLEERLVNESRYTKLLYKVASEILNKEIDILLERVEPDKDIQYSLESALYVTDSDEKTRLTLQQALSFVEFKDLQVAFVSKEDYKHAVLVHDSYEHGKELVLLETFKDGAVDKKSKDSRMVSINKFGLLLMVLGYVLLFIVLVLLAVAAS; encoded by the coding sequence ATGAAACGTTTACAATGTTTATACAAACCAACAATTAACAAAGAATATCCATGAGCATTAAAACACCCTAAAGTTTCTCAACCCCTTGCACTTTTCAAAACACGTAAAGATGCAATGAACTGATTCTTATCAAAAGAACTTGAGTGTGCAACTTGATTCCAAACAGAAGATAAAATTTGAGGTGGATTACTTCTTGCTGAAAAAGTAAACAACGATTTTGAATATGAGCTTAATGTTGACAAATTTGATGGTGGATTAGATTACACCGAAACAGCTGAAGAATTAAATATTTTCCCAACTTCTGGACTTAGAGATAAAAGAAAAGCTGGAGCTTACTTAAGATACTTAACTGATTTTAAACCAGTTTATAAAGACATGGAAAATATTGAACCATATTTCCCTAAAGATGATGACTTTGTTGCTCCTAAAAAATCTAAAAAAGATTTAGAAATTGAAGCTTTAAGAAAACAAATTGAAGAATTACTTTTAGAAATTTCAAAATCAAGTGATAAATATTCAAGCGAAATTGAAGCGTTAATGTTGAGACTTAACGATGAAAAATCAGATAAATCAGAATTACTTAGAGAAATTCAACAATTAAAACGTAGAAGTGAAGTTGTTGAAGTGCCAGTTGAAAAAGAAAAAGTAGTTGTTAAAGAAATCATTAGAGAAGTACCAGTTGAAGTTGAAAAAGTTGTAGAGAAAGTTGTTGAAAAAGTAGTTTACAAAGATGGCGGAATTTCAAGAACAGTTAAATTTGCTCACATTGAAAGTCTTGAATTAAACAGACAAGTTGAAGTACTTGCTTTATATGCACATAAATTACAATTAATTAATGATCAAATTACAGAACCAGTTAAAGTTTCAGAACACGAATTCTATGAAATTAAGGCAAACTACATTCCTGCTGTTGCTTATGCTCTTGACTTAGAAGAAAGATTAGTTAACGAATCAAGATACACCAAATTACTTTACAAAGTGGCTTCAGAAATTTTAAATAAAGAAATTGATATTTTACTTGAAAGAGTTGAACCTGATAAAGATATTCAATACTCACTTGAATCAGCTCTATATGTAACTGATAGTGATGAAAAAACTCGTTTAACTCTTCAACAAGCTCTTTCATTTGTTGAGTTCAAAGATCTTCAAGTTGCCTTTGTTTCAAAAGAAGATTACAAACATGCTGTTTTAGTTCATGATAGTTATGAACATGGTAAAGAACTTGTTCTTTTAGAAACCTTCAAAGATGGAGCTGTAGATAAAAAATCTAAAGATTCAAGAATGGTTTCAATTAACAAATTCGGTCTTCTTTTAATGGTTTTAGGTTATGTATTACTATTTATTGTTTTAGTTTTACTAGCTGTTGCTGCATCTTAA
- a CDS encoding S1 domain-containing protein, giving the protein MNKKNSWVTKGLVSKITDGFIQVTTEKGEIFTIHANQITDRPKVKIKNTFKYNDLINFYVTYYDKNARTGIGSFITNHPNFSRAPFTFKLEPTQSGFSNLEKFTLEDINGNSEN; this is encoded by the coding sequence ATGAACAAAAAAAATTCTTGAGTTACTAAAGGTTTAGTAAGCAAAATCACTGATGGGTTTATTCAGGTTACCACTGAAAAAGGTGAAATCTTCACAATTCACGCTAATCAAATTACTGATAGACCTAAAGTAAAAATAAAAAATACTTTCAAATACAATGATTTGATCAATTTTTATGTAACTTATTATGACAAAAATGCGCGAACAGGAATTGGGTCTTTTATAACAAATCATCCCAATTTTTCAAGAGCTCCGTTTACTTTTAAATTAGAACCCACACAATCTGGATTCTCAAACTTAGAAAAATTCACTTTAGAGGATATTAATGGAAATTCCGAAAATTAG
- a CDS encoding cytochrome P450 family protein, protein MEIPKIRRANVYLSTKDENIFSSEKCAQTYKEIQNKLQSLKFENSEYLAFSEIAENFKISGIDKIINLINHFYQNNFNNLIIFGTPQLEIEFNAIKEFVLSKFDPYKEYKLQCYFINTQETIEAIVNKLQYLQRSNFNNNAFIFTDKYPKAKQLQTHFQITKKILEHDIDEHILKNNLFYIGKYTSELEQVYEEFLKTNIILTSENIHDKYIAFSDLMLLLIGSQGIDIKKYINGYSMINQRFIKGELGKNEAFKLAWNLFSNNLNCVSFVCHLQELQYIGKAFAYNLNTLNSIPNRWYESVNFTSDSSYITQNIINGNINNKKALINLEVSYTNYDFQFTSDINNLDTLSEFDLLTLGDMQKSLKNHWPIIVNQWIRISSELILKQKILKKNLALC, encoded by the coding sequence ATGGAAATTCCGAAAATTAGACGGGCTAATGTATATTTATCAACAAAAGATGAAAATATCTTTTCTTCGGAAAAATGTGCTCAAACATATAAAGAGATACAAAACAAACTTCAATCATTAAAATTTGAAAACTCTGAATATTTAGCTTTTTCTGAAATTGCTGAAAACTTCAAAATTTCAGGAATTGATAAAATCATTAATTTAATTAATCATTTTTATCAAAATAATTTTAATAATTTAATAATCTTTGGAACCCCTCAATTAGAAATTGAATTCAATGCGATAAAAGAATTTGTTTTAAGTAAATTTGACCCTTACAAAGAATATAAATTACAATGCTATTTTATAAACACTCAAGAAACAATTGAAGCTATCGTTAATAAATTACAATATCTTCAACGCAGCAATTTCAACAATAACGCTTTCATTTTTACCGATAAATATCCTAAAGCAAAACAACTTCAAACTCACTTTCAGATAACTAAGAAAATTCTTGAGCATGATATTGATGAACATATTTTAAAGAATAATTTGTTTTATATTGGTAAATACACCTCAGAACTCGAACAAGTTTATGAAGAGTTTTTAAAAACTAACATAATTTTGACTTCTGAAAATATTCATGATAAATATATCGCTTTTTCAGATCTAATGCTTTTATTAATTGGTTCTCAAGGGATTGACATTAAAAAATATATCAATGGATATAGCATGATCAATCAGCGATTCATTAAAGGTGAATTAGGTAAAAATGAAGCTTTTAAACTAGCTTGAAATTTGTTTAGCAATAATTTAAACTGCGTTTCTTTTGTGTGTCATTTACAAGAATTACAATATATAGGAAAAGCATTCGCTTACAATCTAAATACTTTAAACAGCATTCCAAATCGTTGATACGAAAGCGTTAATTTCACTTCCGATTCATCTTATATCACTCAAAATATCATTAACGGGAATATCAATAACAAAAAAGCTTTAATTAATTTAGAGGTAAGTTATACTAACTACGATTTTCAATTTACCTCAGACATTAACAATTTAGATACTTTAAGCGAATTTGATTTGTTAACTCTTGGCGATATGCAAAAATCGCTCAAAAATCATTGACCAATTATAGTGAATCAATGAATCCGGATATCATCTGAATTAATATTAAAACAGAAAATACTAAAGAAGAATCTTGCGCTATGTTAA